A window of Pelomonas sp. SE-A7 genomic DNA:
TGGCCGGGTTCTTGTTGCCCAGCATGAATTCGATCTCGCGGTACTGCCAGCTCTGGAAGCCGCTGCTGTTGGAGAGATAGGGCCGGATCGCCGTGTACTCGGGTGGCGTCATCGTCGACAGCACATCCCAGGCGTGGACCAGCTGCTCCATGATGCGCGAGACCCGCGCCAGCATCTTGAAGGCCTCGGGCAACTGGTCGGCCGCCACGCAGGCCACGGCGCCGTGCAGTTCGTGCAGCATCAGCTTCATCCACAGCTCCGAGGTCTGGTGCTGGATGATGAAGAGCATCTCGTTGTGCTCGGGCGAGAGCGGCTTCTGGGCCGTGAGGATCTGGTCCAGTTGCAGGTAGTCGCCGTAGCTCATGTCCTTGGAGAAGTCGAGCTGGGCGCCTTCGTCCTTCACGATGGACTCGGTGGGGTGGTGGGGACAGCTCATGTCACGGCGCCTTGCTTGTTGAACTCGGGGCGGCGCCATTCCTCTGTCGTCAGCACCGCATGTAGATGCTCGACCGCATCGAACACGTCGGCGAAGCCGACATAGAGCGGCGTGAAGCCGAAGCGCAGGATGTGGGGCAGGACCTCCAGACGGGCCGGATCGCCGGCACGGAAGTCGCCGATCACGCCGCGGGCTATCAGCGCCTGCATCACCGCATAGCCGGCCTCGTGCAGCGGCGCCTCCAGGCTCAGGCAGACCTGGCTGCCGCGCCGGGCTGCGTCGCGAGGCGATGCCAGGCGTACACCGAGCACGCCGCAGCGCTCTTCGGCCAGCTCGATGAAGCACTCGCAAAGCGCCACGGACTTGCGCCGCAGCGCCGCCATGCCACCGAGCGGCTCGGCTGCCAGCACCGTGTCCACGCCGCATTCCAAGGCCGCCATCGAGAGGATGGGCGGCGTGCCGCAGATGTAGCGCTGGATGCCGGGCGCCGGCTGGTAGTCGGGCGTGAACTGGAACGGCGCCGCATGGCCCAGCCAGCCGGACAGCGGCTGCCAGAAGCGGTCCGCGTGGCGCGGATTCACCCACACGAAGGCCGGCGCGCCGGGGCCGCCGTTCAGGTACTTGTAGCCACAGCCTATGGCGAAGTCGGCCTGGGCTGCGTTCAGATCGACTGGAATCGCGCCGGCCGAATGCGCCAGGTCCCAGACCGTCAGCGCCCCCGCCGCATGGGCGGCTGCAGTCACCGCCGCCATGTCATGCATGTAGCCGGTGCGGTAGTTGACCTGGGTGAGCATCAGCACGGCCGTGCTGTCGTTCAAGGCCGCTGGCAGTTCTTCCACGGCGGCTATCAGCTTCAGCTCGAAGCCATGCTGCCGGGCCAGGCTCTCGGCGATGTAGAGATCGGTGGGGAAGTTGCTGCGCTCGGAGACGATGGTGCGGCGCTGCGGCGAAGCATCGCGGGCCACCATCTGCAGCGCCGCCGCCAGCACCTTGTAGAGGTTCAGCGAGGTCGAATCGGCGACCACGCATTCACCGGGCCAGGCGCCTATCAGCCGGGCGATCTTGTCGCCTATGCGGCCGGGCAGGTGGATCCAGCCCGCGGTGTTCCAGCTCTTGATCAGGTCGCGGCCCCATTCCTGCGCAAGCACCTGCTGCACCCGTGCCGCGGTCTCGCGCGGCAGCACGCCCAGCGAATTGCCGTCCAGGTAGATCAGGCCCTCGGGCAGTTCGAACTGATGGCGCAGTTCACGCAGGCTGTCCTCGGCGTCGAGGACTTCGCAGTCTTGTCTCGTGGTCGTCATTTCAGAGTTCTCTCAGGATGGCCCGCACCGGCGAGGCGCAGGCGCCGGCCAGCTTCAGCGGCAGGGCAATCAGTTCGTAGTCGCCCTCGGGCACTTCGTCCAGCACCAGGTTCTCCAGCACCCGCAGGTCCAGGCGCAGGAGCTGCTGGTGGCTGTCCAGGCTCTTGCTTGAGGCGGGGTCCACCGAGGGCGTGTCCAGGCCGATGAGGCGCACACCTTGCGAGGCCAGCCATTCGACGGTCTCGGGCGCATAGGCCGTGAAGTCGGGGTTCCAGCGCTCGTCGGCCTTCTCGCAGCAGCGCACCAGCACGCGGGGCGGCAGATTGGCCGCTGCATGCTGCAGATGCTCGATGC
This region includes:
- the kynA gene encoding tryptophan 2,3-dioxygenase — translated: MSCPHHPTESIVKDEGAQLDFSKDMSYGDYLQLDQILTAQKPLSPEHNEMLFIIQHQTSELWMKLMLHELHGAVACVAADQLPEAFKMLARVSRIMEQLVHAWDVLSTMTPPEYTAIRPYLSNSSGFQSWQYREIEFMLGNKNPAMLKPHAHRPDLLNQVQAAYQSPSLYDEVLRLMVRRGIAMPESHTQRDWTQAYAASDEVKAGWLVVYRDPKNHWDLYQMGEELVDLEDAFRLWRFRHVTTVERVIGFKRGTGGTGGVSYLRKMLDVVLFPELWALRTEL
- the kynU gene encoding kynureninase; the protein is MTTTRQDCEVLDAEDSLRELRHQFELPEGLIYLDGNSLGVLPRETAARVQQVLAQEWGRDLIKSWNTAGWIHLPGRIGDKIARLIGAWPGECVVADSTSLNLYKVLAAALQMVARDASPQRRTIVSERSNFPTDLYIAESLARQHGFELKLIAAVEELPAALNDSTAVLMLTQVNYRTGYMHDMAAVTAAAHAAGALTVWDLAHSAGAIPVDLNAAQADFAIGCGYKYLNGGPGAPAFVWVNPRHADRFWQPLSGWLGHAAPFQFTPDYQPAPGIQRYICGTPPILSMAALECGVDTVLAAEPLGGMAALRRKSVALCECFIELAEERCGVLGVRLASPRDAARRGSQVCLSLEAPLHEAGYAVMQALIARGVIGDFRAGDPARLEVLPHILRFGFTPLYVGFADVFDAVEHLHAVLTTEEWRRPEFNKQGAVT
- the kynB gene encoding arylformamidase, whose amino-acid sequence is MPRLWDISPLVSPDAPIFPGDEPYSLRWTARLSPDCPVNLSAITMSPHVGAHADAPLHYGDGQPSTAEVALDAYLGPCRVIHAIHCGPLIRIEHLQHAAANLPPRVLVRCCEKADERWNPDFTAYAPETVEWLASQGVRLIGLDTPSVDPASSKSLDSHQQLLRLDLRVLENLVLDEVPEGDYELIALPLKLAGACASPVRAILREL